From Fulvivirga lutea:
CTGTATAAATGAAAATCACGATTGTATAGTTTATTAGAAATTTGATTGAACAACTCTATCGAGCACCCAATAATTATTGGTCCAGTAAAAAACCCATAGAGAAAAGAATTATTAAATGGAGTCTTGCCTAAATACAAAGCATAAATAATAATCAATATTGGTAGAGAAGTCAGGATTAACCTAATGAGTCTATTAATTCCGTAATTTTTAGAAAGTATAATTGTAACCGAAAGTATATAGCTTAATATGAAAGTTATAGTTTGCTCAGTTGACATTTAATGGCTTTTAACACATCGATAACAACCACCGAGTGTTTTTTATATTTTATTACCAGGCAAATCTACCAATCTATTTACAGGTAACTACATTATTTTGCTCATCGGCCATTTGGCCAAACCATACCACTGCATATTCTTTGTAAATGCCTACACCAACAGCCTGCCATTCAATATCCTTCCAAATGCTGGTGTTAATTAGTAGCGGATTGTGCGCAGGGCTTTTCTGCCATCCTTCCAAGCCTTCTTCGGCATTGGCACCTGCAGAGCTATAATAAGCAATTTCATATCCAGGGCTATTGTAACCTGCTATTTCCATAGGCTTGTCCCACATACACTGTGCTTTCTTGTGGTCATTCGTGTAGCAGCAGCTAGACCATTCTCCTTTTTTAGACCAACTGTGAGGGTTGCATTTATTGTTCGGATCAAAATCATAATTGTCAGCCAAATCCTTGGCATGTACCTGGGCCACCATACTCAACTTTGCAGAGTAAGGGATTGGCTTTAACTTTTTCGATTTTCGGTAATCATTAATAATGGTATATAATTTAGCCTCATCAGTACTCAGGCAAACATCTACATTATTGGGTTGTTCTTCAGCGACTGGAGCCAGTGCAATAAGCATCGTGAAAAGAAGGTGCAGCATAATCAGGAATTTTATTTTACTTTCTAAACGACAAACCAATCACTAAGTTATTTTAAACCCTTACAAAGCCCATCACACACTTTAAAACCAAGCTGTATTTGCTTAACTTCGCAATCTTCAAAAGGAGCTTTTAACCGCTAAATAGCATTTAAAAATATGTCAGATACAGCAAAAATTATTTATACGATTACGGACGAGGCGCCAGCCTTGGCTACCAGATCATTCTTACCAATTATTCAGTCGTTTGCCGGTTCTGCCGGGGTGGCAATAGAAACCAGAGACATTTCTTTGGCAGGTAGAATTATAGCCAATTTTCCTGAGTACTTGCGTGAAGACCAAAAAATTGGTGATGCATTAACAGAGCTTGGCGAGTTAGCCAAAACGCCTGAAGCCAACATCATTAAGTTGCCGAATATCAGTGCATCTATTCCGCAATTAACGGCCGCAATAAAAGAGCTTCAGGCCAAAGGGTATGACTTACCTAACTACCCTGATGAGCCTAAAACGGAAGAGGA
This genomic window contains:
- a CDS encoding CAP domain-containing protein, yielding MLHLLFTMLIALAPVAEEQPNNVDVCLSTDEAKLYTIINDYRKSKKLKPIPYSAKLSMVAQVHAKDLADNYDFDPNNKCNPHSWSKKGEWSSCCYTNDHKKAQCMWDKPMEIAGYNSPGYEIAYYSSAGANAEEGLEGWQKSPAHNPLLINTSIWKDIEWQAVGVGIYKEYAVVWFGQMADEQNNVVTCK